CCAACGGGATCGGTCTGAAGCCGGTTCGGACTGAATTTCGCGAGGCCGCCGAGGAAGTCGTAGCCCTCCACGCCGACACCCTTCAGCGTCCGGCCCACGTGGTTGAGGACCCTGCCCACGTCGGTGCCGTGCAAAAAGTGGTCCCACTCTTTACTCGCCCAGCGGGCCATAACCTCCGCCGTTGCGGCGGCCGATGACACGGTGGCGTTGATTTGGTCGCGCAGCGTCTCGGCTTCGTGGGCAAAGTTGTCGACAACCGTGCGAATGTCGTCGGCGATCCTTTTGATCTCGTCTTCGTCTTCGTCGGTCAGCAGGTCCCAGACCTCTTTGATCCCGGTGAGCGGGTCACAGATGCGCGACAACAGATCCAGAATCGCCGCGTGTACGCGGTCGATCTTGGCCGCGTAGCTGTTGAGCTGCGCGGCGATCGTTTGGCACTGGCGTGCGAGGTTGATGGTGGCCTCGGAGGCATCCGCCAACGCCTTGTTGATGGCGGCGCCCTCCGGGATCTGCTGGCCGCCAATGGCGGCCATCGTCGCGCCGCCCGCTGCGGTCTCGGCTGCCATGAAGTTGGCGCCCGCCGTGGCCCAGGCCGTCGCGGCGGCTCGCAACTTCGCCGAATCGCCATTGGGCCAAATCATTCCGATGTACGGGGCCACCCAACCCCAGCCCGCCTGGGCTCCGCTACCGGCGCCGACCGCGGACGGCGGCTTCCCCCCTACGGTCATGGGGGCGGTCACGTGGGGTGTGGATAGACCCGCGGCTTGGCCCGTGACATCGGACAACGCCTCGGCGACCGCGTAGTTGTGCGCCGACATCCGCACACCGTCGCCGATGCTGCAGATCCCATTCCGGGTGTACACCATCGCCTGGATCAGCTTGGCGGCCGAGCCGTCGTAGCTGTGACCGAGTGCCGCGCCAACAGGATCGTCTCCGGCCATCCCGGCGCTGCCGGACAGTGCCGCAGCCAGAACCGAGATCACCGATCCCAGGGACTCGCCGGCATCCACCACCGTGACGCCGGCGCGGTCTAGAACGGTGGGATCACACGCCAGCGGCGCCATCCGGTCACCACCACATACCGAGATTCGTCGACATCGCGCCCGTGTAGTTGCCGTGCGCCGTAGCGGCCGCCTTCTCGAGTTGCGCCAGCGCCTCGCGCATCATGGCCTCCCCGCGCACCCAGCGCTGATGCGCCTCGGCGTGAGCGGCCGCGGCCTGACCCGTCCAGGTGGTGTGCAAACGCGTTACCCGAGAATCGATTTCGGCGATCATGTCTTCGGCGTGGCGCTGAAACACCGCCATCCGCTGCACCGCGTCGGCCAACGCTTCCGGATCGGCACGAAACGCCTCAGCCACCGCGCACCGCCCGTTCCGCCTGGGCGGAGCCGGCCTCTTTGCTCTGATAGCCACCGCCGGCCTGGCCCACCAGTTGCGCCAGCATCGACAGGCCCTGGTGCACTTCGCAGGCGCCCCGGTGCCACAGCGCCCACGCGGAGGCGTACGCGGTGCCCGACTCACCCTGCCAGCCGCCCAACATCTGACCCACTTGACCGTCGAGCTGGGCCAGCTCAGCCGAAAGGTGCTCGGCCGCGCCGGAGATGGAAACGGCGTGGCTTTGCATCACCGTCGGATCGATCCGCAGCGTCTCGTCGGCCATCCCCGGAAAGTAACGCCTGGTAGACGGTGCCACAAGTCACCGATGCCAGACTGGTGGGCATGACGCAAGCCCCCCGGCGGCCGCAGGTGGAGCTGTTGACCCGCGACGGCTGCACCATCTGCGTGCGGGTGCACGCCCGGCTCAGCGCACTGGCGGATGAGCTGGGCTTCGACCTGTCGACGACCGACGTGGACGCCGCCGCGGCGGCCGGCAACCCGGCGCTGCGGGCCGAGTTCGGCGACCGGCTGCCCGTTGTCCTGCTCGACGGCCACGAGCACAGTTACTGGGACATCGACGAGGCCCGGTTGCGGGCGGATCTCGCCGGCTGAGTGCGGCTGCAAGCGGGGTAACGTCGGTCGATTATTTGGTAGCCCACCTGATAACCGATTACCGTGGGAACCAGTTCAATACTGGAGGAAGCAAGGGAGCTGGCCAGGTGATGCTGCCGTGAGCGTCTTGCTTTTCGGGGTTTCGCACCGCAGTGCGCCGGTCTCCGTCCTGGAACAACTCACCATCGACGAATCCGATCAGGGCAAGATCGTCGACCGGGTGTTGCAGTCGCCGCTGGTGACCGAGGCGATGGTGCTGTCGACATGCAACCGGGTCGAGGTCTACGCGGTGGTGGACGCGTTCCACGGCGGGTTGACGGCGGTCGGGCAGGTGCTGTCGGATCACTCCGGAATGTCGATGGCGGACCTGACCAAGTACGCCTACGTCCGCTACAGCGAGGCCGCCGTCGAGCACCTGTTCGCGGTGGCCAGCGGCCTGGACTCCGCGGTGGTGGGTGAGCAGCAGGTGCTCGGCCAGGTGCGCCGCGCGTATGCCACCGCCGAAGCCAACCGCACCGTCGGCCGGGTGCTGCACGAGCTGGCCCAGCGGGCGCTGTCGGCGGGGAAGCGGGTGCATTCGGAGACCGCCATCGATGCGGCCGGCGCCTCGGTGGTGTCGGTCGCCCTCGACATGGCCGAACGGCGGCTGGGCGGCCTGGAAGGCAAGTCCGCCGTGCTGGTCGGCGCCGGCGCGATGGGCAGCCTGGCGGCGGCCCACCTGACCCGGGCCGGCATCGGGCACGTGCACGTACTGAATAGGTCGTCGTCCCGGGCGCAGCGCCTGGCCCGCAAGATCCGCGAAACCGCTGTGCAGGCCGACACGATGCCACTCGACCGCTTGGCCGACGCCGTCGCGGATGCCGACGTCATGGTCAGCTGTACGGGCGCGGTGAGCCCGGTGGTCACGCTGGCCGACGTGCACCACGCGCTGGCCGCCGCGCGCCGCGACGAGTCGACCCGTCCACTGGTGATCTGCGACCTGGGCATGCCGCGTGACGTGGACCCGGCGGTCGCCGGTCTGCCCGGTGTGTGGGTGGTCGACGTGGACCGTGTGCAGCATGAGCCGTCGGCGCATGCCGCGGCGTCCGACGTCCACGCCGCGCGCCACATCGTGGCGGCCGAAGTCGCCGCCTACCTGGCGGGGCAGCGGATGGCCGAGGTCACCCCGACGGTCACCGCGTTGCGCCAGCGCGCCGCCGACGTGGTGGAGGCGGAGCTGCTGCGCTTGGACAACCGCCTGCCCGGGCTGGACAGCGCCCACCGCGAGGAGGTGGCGCGCACCGTGCGGCGGGTGGTGGACAAGCTGCTGCATGCGCCCACCGTGCGGATCAAACAACTCGCCAGCGCCCCCGGCGGCGACAGCTACGCCGAAGCGTTGCGCGAACTCTTCGAACTTGACCAGACCGCCGTCAACGCCGTCGCCGCGGGTGAATTGCCCGTCGTATCAACGGGATTCGATGTCGGGACGCAAGAACCTTCCACCGAGTAGCCGATTGGCGAACGTGATCCGGATAGGTACCCGGGGCAGTCTGTTGGCCACCACCCAGGCCGGTGTCATCAGGGACGCATTGATCGCCAACGGTCATCCCGCGGAGCTGGTGATCATCACCACCGCCGGCGACCGTTCCTCGGCACCCATCGAAACCCTGGGCGTCGGCGCCTTCACCACCGCGCTGCGCGAGGCCATCAACGACGGCCGGGTGGACGCCGCCGTGCACTCCCACAAAGATCTGCCCACGGCGGAGGATCCGCGGTTCACCATCGCGGCCATACCTGCCCGCAACGACCCCCGCGACGTGGTGGTGGCCCGCGGCGGGCTGGTGCTGGCGGAGTTGCCGCCGGGTTCGCTGGTGGGCACGTCGTCCCCGCGCAGGGCCGCGCAGCTTAGAGCATTGGGTCTCGGTTTGGAAATCCGCCCCCTTCGAGGCAACCTAGATACCAGGTTGAACAGGGTAAGCAGTGGTGACCTCGACGCGATCGTGGTAGCTCGGGCCGGACTGGCCCGGCTCGGACGCCTCGACGATGTCACCGAGACGCTAGAGCCGGTGCAGATGTTGCCAGCACCGGCTCAGGGCGCGCTCGCCGTCGAATGCCGCGCCGGTGACGGGTTGGCGGCAGTGCTGGCGGAGTTGGACGACGCCGACACGCGCGCGTCGGTCACCGCGGAGCGAGCCCTGCTGGCCGAACTGGAGGCCGGTTGTTCCGCACCGGTGGGCGCGATCGCCGAGGTGGTCGAGTCCATCGATGAGGACGGGCGGGTCTTCGAAGAGTTGTCGCTGCGTGGCTGCGTGGCGGCGCTGGACGGGTCCGACGTGATCCGCGCGTCCGGCATCGGCACCACCGATCGGGCGCGAGAGCTGGGGATTTCGGTCGCCGCAGAGTTGTTCGAGCTCGGCGCCCGAGAGCTGATGGCTGAAGCGCGGCAGGACCCGGCACGAGGAAATTAATTGCGAGTGACGTGGGAGCGACAATGACGACGCGAGGGCGTAAGCCGAGACCCGGCCGCATCACGTACGTGGGTTCCGGTCCCGGCGACCCGGGGCTCTTGACCACCCGGGCCGCGACGGTTCTGGCGAACGCCGCGCTGGTATTCACCGACCCCGACGTACCGGAGCCGGTGCTGGCGCTGATCGGCAAAGACCTGCCGCCGGTTTCCGGCCCGGCGCCCGCCGATGCCGCGGCCGGCGACGGCGAGGCGGCCACCGGCGGGGCGGAGCAGCCCGCGGTGATAT
This genomic interval from Mycobacterium sp. SMC-2 contains the following:
- the hemC gene encoding hydroxymethylbilane synthase codes for the protein MIRIGTRGSLLATTQAGVIRDALIANGHPAELVIITTAGDRSSAPIETLGVGAFTTALREAINDGRVDAAVHSHKDLPTAEDPRFTIAAIPARNDPRDVVVARGGLVLAELPPGSLVGTSSPRRAAQLRALGLGLEIRPLRGNLDTRLNRVSSGDLDAIVVARAGLARLGRLDDVTETLEPVQMLPAPAQGALAVECRAGDGLAAVLAELDDADTRASVTAERALLAELEAGCSAPVGAIAEVVESIDEDGRVFEELSLRGCVAALDGSDVIRASGIGTTDRARELGISVAAELFELGARELMAEARQDPARGN
- a CDS encoding WXG100 family type VII secretion target, with product MADETLRIDPTVMQSHAVSISGAAEHLSAELAQLDGQVGQMLGGWQGESGTAYASAWALWHRGACEVHQGLSMLAQLVGQAGGGYQSKEAGSAQAERAVRGG
- a CDS encoding glutamyl-tRNA reductase → MSVLLFGVSHRSAPVSVLEQLTIDESDQGKIVDRVLQSPLVTEAMVLSTCNRVEVYAVVDAFHGGLTAVGQVLSDHSGMSMADLTKYAYVRYSEAAVEHLFAVASGLDSAVVGEQQVLGQVRRAYATAEANRTVGRVLHELAQRALSAGKRVHSETAIDAAGASVVSVALDMAERRLGGLEGKSAVLVGAGAMGSLAAAHLTRAGIGHVHVLNRSSSRAQRLARKIRETAVQADTMPLDRLADAVADADVMVSCTGAVSPVVTLADVHHALAAARRDESTRPLVICDLGMPRDVDPAVAGLPGVWVVDVDRVQHEPSAHAAASDVHAARHIVAAEVAAYLAGQRMAEVTPTVTALRQRAADVVEAELLRLDNRLPGLDSAHREEVARTVRRVVDKLLHAPTVRIKQLASAPGGDSYAEALRELFELDQTAVNAVAAGELPVVSTGFDVGTQEPSTE
- a CDS encoding glutaredoxin family protein, with amino-acid sequence MTQAPRRPQVELLTRDGCTICVRVHARLSALADELGFDLSTTDVDAAAAAGNPALRAEFGDRLPVVLLDGHEHSYWDIDEARLRADLAG
- a CDS encoding WXG100 family type VII secretion target; the encoded protein is MAEAFRADPEALADAVQRMAVFQRHAEDMIAEIDSRVTRLHTTWTGQAAAAHAEAHQRWVRGEAMMREALAQLEKAAATAHGNYTGAMSTNLGMWW